The following nucleotide sequence is from Psychroserpens sp. Hel_I_66.
ACAGATATGACCATTTTTTTTAGAAGCTTAAGTAATTTTAAAAAAGGAGATTCAAAACAAGGATTGGACATTGTAAAAGAGGCGTTTTACGTGCCAAATCAAATCTCTGGCAGTATTGCTCAACAGTGGAGAGATTGGTTTCAAATGTATGCTGAAAGGTTAGGTGGTGAAACGCTTTCCGAAGAAAAACGAAAAGCAAAAATGAATGCTGTTAATCCAAAATACGTTTTGAGAAATTATATGGCGCAATTAGCAATAGATGATGCCAACAAAGGAGATTACAAACGTATCGATGAGCTGTTTCAATTACTTAAAAAACCATACGATGAACAGCCAGAACACGAAAAGTGGTTTGCTAAACGTCCAGACTGGGCAAGACATAAAGTGGGTTGCTCAATGTTATCCTGTAGTTCGTAATGTCAATCTTAAAACAAATTAATAACTTGCCAAAAGGATATAGTGAGGTTACGTTTCAGAATAAGAAATATGGAGTGACAAGAACAGATTTTAACAACGGAAAAAGTATAAAAGTGTATGCCAGGGAATTGGCAGGAAATAATTTTATTAGCTTAAATTTTTACAAAACCTCAAATAAAGAATTTCTAAAGCCTTGTGAAATGGCGGAAGAAAAAGTCATTCAATTTTTAAAAAATTATAAATCAATAGCATATGAAAGCCATTTGGAATAATCAAATTATAGCAGAAAGTGATGATACGATCGTCATTGAAAACAACCATTATTTCCCAAAAGAAAGTATTAATAGAGAATTTTTCAAACATAGCGAATCGCACAGCGTGTGCCCTTGGAAGGGAGAAGCATCCTATTACACAATAGAGGTAGATGGTAAGAAAAATATTGATGCTGCGTGGTACTATCCAGAAGTGTCAGATTTAGCAAAATCTATCAAAGGACATGTTGCATTTTGGAAAGGTGTTGAGGTGGTTAAATAATGGGTGATAATGAAAAAATAGGATTGGGAGGAGGATGTCATTGGTGTACAGAAGCAGTTTTTCAATCCCTAAAGGGAGTGACTTCTGTAGCGCAAGGCTATATCTCGTCAACTCAGGAGAATTCTAGTTTTTCAGAAGCTATTATAGTTAATTATAATCCTATAACAGTTAATCTCAAACTACTAATCGAAGTACATTTGTTAACTCATAAAAGCACGAAAAATCATTCTATGCGTGACAAATATAGGTCTGCAATCTATACTTTTAGTAATGAGCAAAAGATAAAAGCAGAAACCATTTTAAACGCTTTGAAACAACAATATAAAAGTAAGTTGGTGACACGTGTTTTAAATTTTAGTGAGTTTAAAGCTTCAAGAGAAGAGATTACAAATTATTACTATAAAAATCCTAAAAAGCCCTTTTGCGAAACGTTCATAGACCCAAAATTAAAGTTGCTTTTAAAAGAATATAGTACACATGTCAATACAGAAAAATTGAATCACTTAATACTTGATTAAGCAATTGAACAAACGATTATGAAAAGTGAAAAATTAAAGATCCAAAATAAAAAAGGCTACCAACTCCAAGCCCATTTAGAGTTGCCTGCAAATCAAAAGCCTAATAATTTTGCCATTTTTGCTCATTGCTTTACCTGCAGTAGTTCGTTAAGTGCGGTTAGAAATATTAGCAGAGCATTAACAAATCATGGTTTTGGAGTTGTAAGGTTTGATTTTACTGGTTTGGGACGAAGTGAAGGTGAATTTGCCGAAAGTCATTTCTCTGCAAATGTGGAGGATTTAATGGCTGTTAGTGATTTTTTAAAAGCACATTACCAATCACCATCGTTATTGGTTGGTCATTCTCTTGGAGGAGCTGCGGTTCTAGTCGCTGCCTCCAAAATAAATACTGTAAAGGCGGTGGCAACTGTTGGTGCACCTGCCAGCGTAAGTCATGTAAAGCATTTGTTTTCGCATGATATTATTGATAAGGAAATTAAAGGTGATATAGAAGTTAATATTGGCGGACGTCCTTTTAAAATCAATGAAGATTTCGTATCAGATTTTGATAAAACCGATTTGCCTTTTATAGTGAAACAGCTTAGAAAACCATTATTGATTTTGCATTCTCCAATTGATACTATTGTAGGTGTCAAAAATGCAGAGGAGCTTTATCTCAAAGCACATCATCCAAAAAGTTTTGTGAGTTTAGATCAAGCAGATCATTTATTGAGCAAATCCCAGGATAGCTTATATGTTGGAGATGTGATTGGGACTTGGGTAAAACGGTATTTTCCAAAGCAGGAAAATGAAATGTTAGATACTGCTGGTGAGCAATTGGTGGCACATCTCAATTTAAAAGAAGATCATTTTACAACAAACATCCAAACAGCAACACATAGTTTTATCGCAGATGAGCCAGTTACGGTTGGAGGAGATGATTTTGGTCCTTCTCCTTACGATTTTCTAAGTGCAGGCTTAGCTGCTTGCACAGTAATGACTTTAAAATTGTATGCCGAACGTAAAAAATGGGACTTACAAGAAGTTTATGCTCACATTACCTATTCAAAAAAACACAGCGAAGATCTAATGTTGGATTTAGAAAAACCATCTAAAATGGATCATCTAATGAAAAAATTAACATTTATAGGTAATTTAGATGAAAAGCAAAAACAAAGATTAAAAGAAATTGCTTCAAAATGCCCAGTTCATAAAACATTGCAAAGCGATATAATTATTGAAACAAAATTAATTTAATATATTTTCCAGGTACCAATTGATGACATTAAAAGACTCATATTTAAACACAAGACAACGATTTATTTCTATTTGTAAACCACTTCAAACGGAAGATTATTCCGTACAACCCAAAATATTCGTATCTCCACCAAAGTGGCATTTGGCCCATAGTACCTGGTTTTTTGAGCAATTTGTACTTTCAGAATATAAAAAAGATTACAAAACTTTTGATGAGGATTTTGCATACTTATTCAACAGCTATTATAACAATGCTGGTAAACGCGTATTACGTCCCAATAGAGGTTTGATGACGCGCCCAACGGTCGATCAGGTTTATGAGTATCGTGCCTATGTTGACGAGCAAATGATTAATTTTTTTACTGAAATTCCTTCGGAAAAAGCCAAAGAAGTCATCCTTTTGGGCATTCAGCATGAGCAGCAACATCAAGAGTTATTCTATTACGACATAAAATATATTTTAGGAAATCAGCCAACCTTCCCAACGATTGAAAACACGATTCATTTAGCTGAAATTGAAAAACCTTCCAAATGGTTAAAAATTGAAGAAGGTGTTTATGATATTGGATACGAAGGCAAAGATTTTTCTTATGATAATGAACTGGGTAAGCATAAGGTCTATTTGCATGAATTTGAGATTTCAGACCAATTAGTGACCAATGCAGAGTTTCTGGAATTTATAGAAGCAGGAGGTTACCAAAATTTTAATCTCTGGCATGCTGAAGGTTGGGATTTCGTACAACAGAATAATGTAAAAGCACCAGAATATTGGTATAAAATAGACCGTAATTGGCACCAATATACATTGCAAGGTTTTCAAGCAATAAATTCAAAACAGCCAGTAAGTCACATAAGTTTGTATGAGGCCTATGCATTTGCAGAATGGAAAAAAATGCGATTACCAACAGAATTTGAATGGGAAGTCGCTTCCAAAAAATTAGACTACGGTCAACTTTGGGAATGGACAAATAGTGCATATCTACCTTACCCAAATTTTTCTAAGGCACCAGGAGCATTGGGCGAATACAACGGTAAATTTATGATCAATCAAATGGTGCTTCGAGGTGCTTCGGTCGTAACTGCCAACGGTCACAGCAGACCGACATATCGTAATTTTTTTCATCCAGAGATGAGATGGCAATTTTCAGGAATTAGACTCGTAAAATAATATGAATACCACGTTTGCAAAAGATATAAAAAAGGGCTTAACTGCTGAAGATAAATTTCTATCATCAAAATATTTCTATGATGACAATGGTAGTCGCATATTCCAGGAGATCATGCAAATGCCAGAATATTATTTAACAGATGCCGAATTTGAAATTCTTTCATTACAATCAAAACAAATTGTTGAGGCATTAGGTTTTAGCGAACCTTTCAATATCATAGAATTAGGTGCTGGAGACGGTTTTAAAACTTTTAAGCTTCTTGAATATCTTGTTAATGAAAAAATCGAGTTTAATTATGTGCCAATAGATATTTCCAAAGAGGCCATAACGATACTCTCAGCTAAACTTAAAGAGCGATTGCCCAAATTATCCATCAAGCCAAGAGTTGGCGATTATTTTGATATTCTAAAAGAGGAATCAAAAAATAACATACCAAGTCTTTTATTGTTTTTAGGTAGTAATATTGGTAACTACCAAAGCGAAGAAGCTATCAATTTGATCAAGCTCTTTAATGAAAATATGAATGTCAATGATAAACTTCTTATTGGGATTGATTTAAAGAAAAATCCAATAACTATACAAAATGCCTATTTTGATAACGCTGGAGTTACTAAGCGTTTTAACTTAAATCTTTTGCTGAGAATCAATAGAGAATTTAATGCTGATTTTAAAATTGATGATTTTGATTTCTATTGCTATTACAATCCTTTAAATGGTGAGGTGAAAAGCTATATTGTGAGCTTAAAAAAACAAACGATTCATATTGAAAAATTAGACTTACAGGTTGAGTTCAATCAAAATGAACTTATATGGACAGAGCTTTCTAAAAAGTACTCAATTGAAGATATAGAGAATTTGGCAGATGAGGCAAATTTCAGTGTAAAAAACCATTTTTTAGATTGCAAGCACTATTTTACTGATAGCCTTTGGGAAAAGTTAGGCTAATAATCAATACATTTGGTATGGAGGGATTACTAT
It contains:
- a CDS encoding DUF427 domain-containing protein, whose product is MKAIWNNQIIAESDDTIVIENNHYFPKESINREFFKHSESHSVCPWKGEASYYTIEVDGKKNIDAAWYYPEVSDLAKSIKGHVAFWKGVEVVK
- a CDS encoding peptide-methionine (S)-S-oxide reductase, with product MGDNEKIGLGGGCHWCTEAVFQSLKGVTSVAQGYISSTQENSSFSEAIIVNYNPITVNLKLLIEVHLLTHKSTKNHSMRDKYRSAIYTFSNEQKIKAETILNALKQQYKSKLVTRVLNFSEFKASREEITNYYYKNPKKPFCETFIDPKLKLLLKEYSTHVNTEKLNHLILD
- a CDS encoding bifunctional alpha/beta hydrolase/OsmC family protein, producing the protein MKSEKLKIQNKKGYQLQAHLELPANQKPNNFAIFAHCFTCSSSLSAVRNISRALTNHGFGVVRFDFTGLGRSEGEFAESHFSANVEDLMAVSDFLKAHYQSPSLLVGHSLGGAAVLVAASKINTVKAVATVGAPASVSHVKHLFSHDIIDKEIKGDIEVNIGGRPFKINEDFVSDFDKTDLPFIVKQLRKPLLILHSPIDTIVGVKNAEELYLKAHHPKSFVSLDQADHLLSKSQDSLYVGDVIGTWVKRYFPKQENEMLDTAGEQLVAHLNLKEDHFTTNIQTATHSFIADEPVTVGGDDFGPSPYDFLSAGLAACTVMTLKLYAERKKWDLQEVYAHITYSKKHSEDLMLDLEKPSKMDHLMKKLTFIGNLDEKQKQRLKEIASKCPVHKTLQSDIIIETKLI
- the egtB gene encoding ergothioneine biosynthesis protein EgtB — its product is MTLKDSYLNTRQRFISICKPLQTEDYSVQPKIFVSPPKWHLAHSTWFFEQFVLSEYKKDYKTFDEDFAYLFNSYYNNAGKRVLRPNRGLMTRPTVDQVYEYRAYVDEQMINFFTEIPSEKAKEVILLGIQHEQQHQELFYYDIKYILGNQPTFPTIENTIHLAEIEKPSKWLKIEEGVYDIGYEGKDFSYDNELGKHKVYLHEFEISDQLVTNAEFLEFIEAGGYQNFNLWHAEGWDFVQQNNVKAPEYWYKIDRNWHQYTLQGFQAINSKQPVSHISLYEAYAFAEWKKMRLPTEFEWEVASKKLDYGQLWEWTNSAYLPYPNFSKAPGALGEYNGKFMINQMVLRGASVVTANGHSRPTYRNFFHPEMRWQFSGIRLVK
- a CDS encoding L-histidine N(alpha)-methyltransferase, whose translation is MNTTFAKDIKKGLTAEDKFLSSKYFYDDNGSRIFQEIMQMPEYYLTDAEFEILSLQSKQIVEALGFSEPFNIIELGAGDGFKTFKLLEYLVNEKIEFNYVPIDISKEAITILSAKLKERLPKLSIKPRVGDYFDILKEESKNNIPSLLLFLGSNIGNYQSEEAINLIKLFNENMNVNDKLLIGIDLKKNPITIQNAYFDNAGVTKRFNLNLLLRINREFNADFKIDDFDFYCYYNPLNGEVKSYIVSLKKQTIHIEKLDLQVEFNQNELIWTELSKKYSIEDIENLADEANFSVKNHFLDCKHYFTDSLWEKLG